Below is a window of Niabella agricola DNA.
CTTTTACCAATGCTTTGCTGACAACAGGTTTAACGGATAGCAAATTATACACCTCTTTAACCCCAAGCAATGGTTTAACGGCATTGTATGCTTCTTGTTTTTGGTATTGCCATTCTACCTGGCCTTCCAGCGTTACATACCCGTGTTCCACTTTGACCTTGATTTTGTCCTGTGGAATCAGGCTATTCCAGCGAAAAGCGTTTATAACCGCCTGACCAATTTCCGTGTCGTTGCTGTTGTCTGTAGCAGAAATTTCAACTGAAATATTGATTGCAACTGCTTTTACATTTTTAACCCTTTTTGTAACCGATTCGGCCTTCCATTTCTTGATGTATTGATTTACATGACCGCTTAGGGTTACAACCCCATCCGTTACTGCCACACCGATTTCTTCGGCGTTAAGAATGGGTTCCCATCGAAGTGCTGCTATGACATCCTGCTGGATTTTTTTATCTGATTTCATTTTTGTACGGTTTATAAATTAGAAAATGTAGTTGCTTTCAGGCCTGAATAGTCTGGCTTTTTTGGCAGAAAAATGGAAAGTATCCCTTCATTCAAATGATGGTTAATCCTGTTTGGATGTACTTCCGGCGGTAAGCCGATGGTGCAGGAAAACCCAGAATGTTTTCTTCCCCTTAATGCCTGCGCTTGTACAACCGGTATGTTTTCTTTTAATATTTTAATAATGAGTTGATTGTGTTTTGTCTTTAGGAGAAAATCTATTTTTTGCATACCAGGTGCTGCAACTGTAATGCAGTACAGATCTTTTTCATCAGAAACTTTTAACGCCGGTATCACGGTTTGGCCAATGAAGCCGTTTGTTCTTA
It encodes the following:
- a CDS encoding Hsp20/alpha crystallin family protein, with the translated sequence MSKDSFFQKRNFMPWVIDHFFLPWTAWLRTNGFIGQTVIPALKVSDEKDLYCITVAAPGMQKIDFLLKTKHNQLIIKILKENIPVVQAQALRGRKHSGFSCTIGLPPEVHPNRINHHLNEGILSIFLPKKPDYSGLKATTFSNL
- a CDS encoding BON domain-containing protein, with the translated sequence MKSDKKIQQDVIAALRWEPILNAEEIGVAVTDGVVTLSGHVNQYIKKWKAESVTKRVKNVKAVAINISVEISATDNSNDTEIGQAVINAFRWNSLIPQDKIKVKVEHGYVTLEGQVEWQYQKQEAYNAVKPLLGVKEVYNLLSVKPVVSKALVKDQIKKALTRNADIKSNKIDIDISGRKVILKGSVGTWQERSLIENAAWCSPGVTNVVDEIEIR